Genomic segment of Paraburkholderia agricolaris:
ATGAACGATTTCTGGCAACACTGTTCCGCATTGCTGGAGCGTGAGCTTACGCCCCAGCAGTACGTGACGTGGATCAAACCGTTGGCCCCGGTCGCCTTCGACGCCGCTGCGAACACGCTTAGCATCGCCGCGCCGAATCGCTTCAAGCTCGACTGGGTCAAGAGCCAGTTCTCCGGCCGCATCGCGGATATGGCCCGCGATTTCTGGCATACCCCGGTCGACGTGCAATTTGTGCTGGACCCGAAAGCCGGCATGCGCGCCCCCGCGGCAGCGTCGTCGGCGCCGTCGCGTCCGGCTTCCGCGCCTGCTTCGATGGGCGCTGGGCATTCGTCTGGTTCGAACGGCGGCGGGGCCGCCGTGGACGCAGCCGTCGGCGCCGTGCAGGCGTCGCAGGCCGCGCGCGCCAACAGCGCGAACAGCGCCATGGCGAATCTCAACGCGAATGCTCGCGCTGCGGCTGACCACAACGCAAACGCCCGCGCGGCCGCTGACGATGCCGCCGACCTCGATCTGCCCAGCCTCGACGCGAACGAAGCCGCGGCCGCACGCCGCACATGGCGTCCGGGCCAGAGCGCCAGCTCGAACGGCAACGGCGAGAACGACTCGATGTACGAGCGCTCGAAGCTCAACCCCGTGCTGACCTTCGACAACTTCGTGACCGGTAAGGCCAACCAGTTGGCGCGCGCCGCGGCGATTCAGGTCGCGGACAACCCGGGCATCTCGTACAACCCGCTGTTTCTCTACGGCGGCGTGGGCCTGGGCAAGACCCACCTGATCCACGCGATCGGCAACCAGCTTCTGATGGACAAGGCCGGCGCGCGGATTCGCTACATCCACGCGGAACAGTATGTGTCCGACGTGGTGAAGGCCTACCAGCGCAAGGCGTTCGACGACTTCAAGCGCTACTACCACTCGCTCGACCTGCTGCTGATCGACGATATTCAATTTTTCTCAGGCAAGTCGCGCACACAAGAGGAATTCTTCTACGCGTTCGAGGCGCTGGTCGCGAACAAGGCGCAGGTGATCATCACCAGCGACACGTATCCGAAGGAAATCTCCGGCATCGACGATCGCCTGATCTCGCGCTTCGACTCTGGCCTCACGGTGGCGATCGAGCCGCCCGAGTTGGAAATGCGCGTCGCGATTCTGATGCGCAAGGCGCAATCCGAGTTCGTGAGCCTGAATGAAGACGTCGCGTTCTTCGTCGCCAAGCATCTGCGCTCGAACGTGCGTGAACTGGAAGGCGCGCTGCGCAAGATCCTCGCGTATTCGAAGTTCCACGGCCGCGAAATCACGATTGAAGTGACGAAAGAAGCGCTGAAAGACCTGCTGACGGTGCAAAACCGGCAGATTTCGGTGGAAAACATCCAGAAGACCACGGCTGACTTCTACAGCATCAAGGTCGCGGATATGTATTCGAAGAAGCGTCCGGCGAACATTGCGCGGCCGCGGCAGATCGCGATGTATCTGGCGAAGGAGCTGACCCAGAAGAGTTTGCCGGAAATCGGCGAGCTGTTTGGCGGGCGCGACCACACCACCGTGCTGCACGCGGTGCGCAAGATTGCCGCCGAGCGCGGCACGGACGCGCAGCTGAACCACGAACTGCACGTGCTGGAGCAAACGCTGAAAGGTTAAGCAGGTTGTATGGGAAATTCGACCTGTTTATTTCGGAACTCGCCCCCATTTTAGTGGAGCGGTTCCGTTTTCAGGCACAATACAGGTTTAACCGCCCGGCGGCCGCGGGCGGAATTCACGCCGTGACAGGCGCTGCGTGGCGCCGGCGGGGAGCCGCGGCTGCGCGCTGTAAGGCTGGCAAGTCAGGCGCGCAGGCCGTCATATCAACGAAGGAACTCTATGCAACTGGTCAAGACCGAACGCGATAACCTCCTCAGGCCGCTGCAAACCGTGAGCGGCATCGTCGAACGCCGCCATACGTTGCCGATCCTCGCCAATTTGCTGATTACCAAGAACGGCCCTGACGTGTCGTTCCTGTCGACCGACCTCGAGTTGCAGATCACCACGCGTGCCGATTTTGGCGTGGGCGGCGATTCGGTCGCGACCACGGTGGCAGCAAGAAAGCTCCTCGACATTTTGCGCGCGATGCCCGACGGGCAAGTTACGCTGACCTTGAACGACAAGCGTTTGACCGTGCAATCCGGCAAGAGCCGCTTTGCGCTGCAAACTCTCGCGGCCGACGAGTTCCCGACCGTCGCTCAGGCTAAAGACTACGGCGCGAACCTGGTGGTTCCCCAGAAAACGTTCCGCCAGTTGCTCGGCATGGTCCATTTTTCGATGGCCCAGCAGGACATTCGCTACTACCTGAACGGCATGCTGCTGGTGGTAGATGGCGACCAACTGATGGCAGTCGCAACCGACGGCCACCGCCTCGCGTTCTCGTCGATGAAGATCGAAGGCTCGTTCGCGCGTCAGGAAGTGATCATTCCGCGCAAGACGATTCTGGAACTGCAGCGTCTCCTGGAAGACATCGACGACACGCTGAAGATCGACATCGCGCCGACGCAGGTGAAGTTCACCTTCGGCCAGGTCGAACTGGTGTCGAAGCTGGTGGAAGGCAAATTCCCCGACTTCCAGCGCGTGATTCCGAAGTCGCACAAGAATCAGTTCGTGATCGGCCGTGAAGAACTGCAGCGTTCGCTGCAACGCGCCGCGATTCTGACGTCGGACAAATTCAAGGGCGTGCGCTGCATTATCGAGCCGGGCCAGTTGAAGATCATGTCGACCAACGCCGATCAGGAAGAGGCGCAGGAAGAACTGGAAATCGCGTACGACGGCGACAGCGTCGATATCGGGTTCAACGTCACGTATCTGCTCGACGTGCTCGCGAACCTGAAGGTCGACATGTTGCAAGTGAGCCTTGGCGACGCCAGCTCCAGCGCGTTGATCACGATTCCCGAGAACGACGAATTCAAATACGTCGTGATGCCGATGCGCATCTAACGCGTCCAAAAACCAAGAACACACCAAGGGGCGCAGCGCCCCTTTGGCGTTTTTATGGTGTTTTGAAAAGTCCCGAGCAGCAACCAAGCAGCAACGCAGAACCGGAAAAAATCCATGACTGAAACGAACAATTCGCAACCCGATAACAGCTACGGCGCCTCCTCGATTCAGATCCTCGAAGGTCTGGAGGCGGTACGCAAGCGGCCGGGGATGTACATCGGGGATACGTCAGACGGGACCGGTTTGCATCACCTCGTATTCGAAGTGCTGGACAACTCCATCGACGAAGCGTTGGCGGGGCATTGCAACGATATCCAGGTGATCATTCACGCGGACAACTCGATCTCGATCACCGACAACGGCCGCGGTGTGCCGACCGGCCTGAAGATGGACGACAAGCACGATCCGAAGCGCAGCGCCGCTGAAATCGTGATGACCGAACTGCACGCCGGCGGCAAGTTCGACCAGAACAGCTACAAGGTGTCCGGCGGCCTGCACGGCGTGGGCGTCTCGTGCGTGAACGCGCTCTCGGCGTGGCTGCGCCTGACCATTCGCCGCGACGGCAAGAAGCACTTCATGGAATTCCACCGTGGCGTGCCGCAGAACCGCGTGATCGAAGAGATCGACGGCGTGGCTGTCTCGCCGATTCAGCTGATTGGCGACACCGAAAACCGCGGCACCGAAGTGCACTTCCTGGCTGACGAGACGATCTTCGGCAATGTCGAATATCACTACGACATTCTGGCCAAGCGGATTCGCGAACTGTCGTTCCTGAATAACGGCGTGCGCATCAAGCTGACCGACCAGCGCACGGGCAAGGAAGAAGATTTCGCGTTCGTGGGCGGCGTGAAGGGTTTTGTTGAGTACATCAACAAGAACAAGGCCGTGCTGCACCCGAACATTTTCCACATCAGCGGCGAGAAAGACGGCGTGGGCGTGGAAGTGGCGATGCAGTGGAACGACAGCTACAACGAAAACGTGCTGTGCTTCACGAACAACATTCCGCAGCGCGACGGCGGCACCCACCTGACCGGGTTGCGTGCGGCGATGACGCGCGTGTTGAACAAGTACATCAACGATCACGAAGTCGCGAAGAAAGCGAAGGTCGAGACGTCCGGCGACGACATGCGCGAAGGGCTCTCGTGCGTGCTGTCGGTGAAGGTGCCGGAGCCGAAGTTCAGCGCGCAGACCAAGGACAAGCTGGTGTCGTCGGAAGTGCGCGCGCCGGTGGAGGATGTGGTCGCGAAGGCGCTCGAAGAATTCCTGCTGGAAACGCCGAACGACGCGAAGATCATTTGCGGCAAGATCGTCGACGCAGCGCGGGCGCGGGATGCGGCTCGCAAGGCGCGTGAAATGACGCGTCGTAAGGGCGTTCTGGATGGCGTGGGTCTGCCGGGCAAGCTGGCGGATTGCCAGGAGAAGGACCCGGCGAAGTCGGAAATTTATATCGTCGAGGGCGACTCGGCAGGCGGCTCGGCGAAGCAGGGGCGTGACCGGAAGTTTCAGGCGATCTTGCCGCTACGGGGCAAGGTGCTCAACGTGGAGAAGGCGCGCTATGACAAGCTGCTTTCTTCGGAGCAGATTGTGACTTTGATTACTGCCTTGGGTTGTGGGATTGGTAAGGAAGACTACAACCTGGACAAGCTGCGTTATCACCGCATCATCATCATGACCGATGCTGACGTGGACGGCGCGCACATCCGTACGCTGCTGCTGACGTTCTTCTATCGTCAGATGCCCGACATGATCGAGCGTGGGTATATCTATATCGCGCAGCCGCCGCTGTTCAAGATCAAGGCGGGTAAGGATGAGCGGTATTTGAAGGATGAGGCTGAGGTTAATGCTCACATCCTGAAGTTGGCGTTGCAGGGGTCGGAGTTGTTGGCTTCTGAGGGCGCTACGCCGATTACCGGGGATGCGTTGGGTGAGTTGGCTCGGGCTTATTTGTTGGCTCAAGCTGTGGTGAACCGACTGAGCCGGTTGTATGACGCTGGGGCGCTTGAGGCTGTGATGGATGGGGTTGTTATCGACCTCTCCAGCGAGGAAGCGGCTGCGGCGTCGGCGGCGGCGCTTGAGGCGAAGCTGCGGGATGATGCGTTGAAGCCTGAGGTTACCGTTACGACGATGTATGACCCGGTGCGTGAGCTGCGCTCGCTGCGCGTTGCGCGGACCCATCACGGTAATCAGAAGATTTCTGTGCTGGATCAGGATTTCCAACTCACTGCTGATTACCAGCAGCTGATCAATACCGCTAATACGTTTAAGGGGTTGATTGGGACTGGGGCTGTCATTAAACGTGGCGAGCGCAGTATGGCTGTTACCGACTTCAAGAGCGCTATGAAGTGGTTGCTGGCTGATGCTGAACGCAATATTTCGAAGCAGCGCTATAAGGGTCTCGGTGAGATGAACCCTGGGCAGCTTTGGGAGACGACGATGGATCCGACCGTGCGTCGCTTGCTTCGTGTGCAGATTGAGGATGCTATTGCGGCGGATGGCATCTTTACGACGCTCATGGGGGATGATGTGGAGCCGCGTCGGGCGTTTATTGAGTCGAATGCGTTGAGGGCGGGGAATATTGATGTTTGACAATGTTGTTGTCGCAAAGGGCGCCAGAGTAAATGTGACTGGCGCCAAAGGTTTGCGACGGGTACGACCGCTTAATGCGTTTGACTTCGTGTCTGCCCTTGAAACTTCCGCAGAATTCGAGGCACTTCCGAAGAAGTCCGAAAACCCCGTGTCCCGAAAGGCTCACGGGGTTTTTTGTTTCCATTTCGGGAGGATAGATCCCGTGGACAGCTGAGGACCTTTCGGAGCAGATTGGGGCATCGGGCTAATTTTCGGCTCGGCCAGAAATGTATGCCCCCATGCCCGGAGCGGTGTCCGTTGGATCTTCCGCGATGAATCTTTTTAATCGTCGTTGTGTTCATGTGTCTTAGAATTCGAAACCGTACATTGCCCGACTGATTAGGCAGAGACCGACTCCCGTTCCCATACGAGCCAATGGCAATCAAGAAATCCGAGCTTTACTCTTCCCTCTGGGAATCCTGCGACCTGTTGCGCGGAGGGATGGACGCGAGCCAGTACAAGGACTACGTGCTGGTCCTGCTGTTCATCAAGTACGTCAGCGATAAATACGCCGGGCAGCGCTATGCGCCAATCACGATTCCCGACGGTGCCAACTTCGCGGACATGGTTGCCCTGAAAGGCAAGCCGGACATTGGTGACCAGATCAACAAGAAAATCGTCGGACCGCTGGCCGCAGCTAATAAGCTGTCGGACATGCCGGACTTCAACGATACCGGCAAACTCGGCACGGACAAGGATATGGTCGCGCGCCTTACGGAACTGATTGCCGTGTTCGAGAACCCCGATCTGGATTTCTCGAAGAACCGTGCCGACGGTGACGACATTCTCGGTGACGCGTACGAATACCTGATGCGTCACTTCGCAACGGAAAGTGGCAAGAGCAAGGGGCAGTTCTATACGCCAGCCGAAGTCAGCCGTATTCTGGCCGCTGTCATCGGTATCGGCAGTGCGCAGACCAGCACAGACACCACCGTGTACGACCCGACATGCGGCTCCGGCTCCTTGCTGCTGAAAGTGGGCGATGCGGCGCACACCGCAGTCACCCTGTACGGTCAGGAAAAGGATTCGGCGACCAGTGGTCTTGCGCGCATGAACATGATCCTACACGACAACCCCACGGCGTTGATCGGCCAGGGCAACACGCTGACCGACCCAAAGTTCCGGGATGGTGCCGCCCTGAAGACCTTTGACTTCGTGGTCGCAAATCCGCCGTTCTCCGACAAGCGCTGGAGCACGGGGCTTGATCCGCTCCACGACCCGTATGGGCGTTTCGATACGTTCGGCGTGCCTCCGGCCAAGCAGGGCGACTACGCCTATTTGCTGCATATCGTGCGCAGCCTGAAATCCAACGGCAAGGGCGCGTGCATCTTGCCGCACGGCGTGCTGTTCCGTAGCAATGCGGAAAGCGAAATCCGCAAAAACCTGATTCGCCACGGCTACATCAAGGGCATCATCGGCCTGCCGGCCAACCTCTTCTACGGCACGGGCATTCCGGCCTGCATCATTGTCATCGACAAGGAAAACGCCCAGGCACGCAAGGGTATCTTCATGATCGATGCCAGCAGCGGCTTCATCAAGGATGGTCCCAAGAACCGCCTGCGCGAGCAGGATATTCATCGCATTGTGGACGTGTTCAACCGCCAGGACGAGAGCGATCCGCGCTACGCCCGCATGGTGGGTCTGGCCGAGATCGAGAAGAATGACTTCAACCTCAACCTGCCACG
This window contains:
- the dnaN gene encoding DNA polymerase III subunit beta, encoding MQLVKTERDNLLRPLQTVSGIVERRHTLPILANLLITKNGPDVSFLSTDLELQITTRADFGVGGDSVATTVAARKLLDILRAMPDGQVTLTLNDKRLTVQSGKSRFALQTLAADEFPTVAQAKDYGANLVVPQKTFRQLLGMVHFSMAQQDIRYYLNGMLLVVDGDQLMAVATDGHRLAFSSMKIEGSFARQEVIIPRKTILELQRLLEDIDDTLKIDIAPTQVKFTFGQVELVSKLVEGKFPDFQRVIPKSHKNQFVIGREELQRSLQRAAILTSDKFKGVRCIIEPGQLKIMSTNADQEEAQEELEIAYDGDSVDIGFNVTYLLDVLANLKVDMLQVSLGDASSSALITIPENDEFKYVVMPMRI
- the gyrB gene encoding DNA topoisomerase (ATP-hydrolyzing) subunit B, which produces MTETNNSQPDNSYGASSIQILEGLEAVRKRPGMYIGDTSDGTGLHHLVFEVLDNSIDEALAGHCNDIQVIIHADNSISITDNGRGVPTGLKMDDKHDPKRSAAEIVMTELHAGGKFDQNSYKVSGGLHGVGVSCVNALSAWLRLTIRRDGKKHFMEFHRGVPQNRVIEEIDGVAVSPIQLIGDTENRGTEVHFLADETIFGNVEYHYDILAKRIRELSFLNNGVRIKLTDQRTGKEEDFAFVGGVKGFVEYINKNKAVLHPNIFHISGEKDGVGVEVAMQWNDSYNENVLCFTNNIPQRDGGTHLTGLRAAMTRVLNKYINDHEVAKKAKVETSGDDMREGLSCVLSVKVPEPKFSAQTKDKLVSSEVRAPVEDVVAKALEEFLLETPNDAKIICGKIVDAARARDAARKAREMTRRKGVLDGVGLPGKLADCQEKDPAKSEIYIVEGDSAGGSAKQGRDRKFQAILPLRGKVLNVEKARYDKLLSSEQIVTLITALGCGIGKEDYNLDKLRYHRIIIMTDADVDGAHIRTLLLTFFYRQMPDMIERGYIYIAQPPLFKIKAGKDERYLKDEAEVNAHILKLALQGSELLASEGATPITGDALGELARAYLLAQAVVNRLSRLYDAGALEAVMDGVVIDLSSEEAAAASAAALEAKLRDDALKPEVTVTTMYDPVRELRSLRVARTHHGNQKISVLDQDFQLTADYQQLINTANTFKGLIGTGAVIKRGERSMAVTDFKSAMKWLLADAERNISKQRYKGLGEMNPGQLWETTMDPTVRRLLRVQIEDAIAADGIFTTLMGDDVEPRRAFIESNALRAGNIDV
- the dnaA gene encoding chromosomal replication initiator protein DnaA, which codes for MNDFWQHCSALLERELTPQQYVTWIKPLAPVAFDAAANTLSIAAPNRFKLDWVKSQFSGRIADMARDFWHTPVDVQFVLDPKAGMRAPAAASSAPSRPASAPASMGAGHSSGSNGGGAAVDAAVGAVQASQAARANSANSAMANLNANARAAADHNANARAAADDAADLDLPSLDANEAAAARRTWRPGQSASSNGNGENDSMYERSKLNPVLTFDNFVTGKANQLARAAAIQVADNPGISYNPLFLYGGVGLGKTHLIHAIGNQLLMDKAGARIRYIHAEQYVSDVVKAYQRKAFDDFKRYYHSLDLLLIDDIQFFSGKSRTQEEFFYAFEALVANKAQVIITSDTYPKEISGIDDRLISRFDSGLTVAIEPPELEMRVAILMRKAQSEFVSLNEDVAFFVAKHLRSNVRELEGALRKILAYSKFHGREITIEVTKEALKDLLTVQNRQISVENIQKTTADFYSIKVADMYSKKRPANIARPRQIAMYLAKELTQKSLPEIGELFGGRDHTTVLHAVRKIAAERGTDAQLNHELHVLEQTLKG
- a CDS encoding HsdM family class I SAM-dependent methyltransferase, giving the protein MAIKKSELYSSLWESCDLLRGGMDASQYKDYVLVLLFIKYVSDKYAGQRYAPITIPDGANFADMVALKGKPDIGDQINKKIVGPLAAANKLSDMPDFNDTGKLGTDKDMVARLTELIAVFENPDLDFSKNRADGDDILGDAYEYLMRHFATESGKSKGQFYTPAEVSRILAAVIGIGSAQTSTDTTVYDPTCGSGSLLLKVGDAAHTAVTLYGQEKDSATSGLARMNMILHDNPTALIGQGNTLTDPKFRDGAALKTFDFVVANPPFSDKRWSTGLDPLHDPYGRFDTFGVPPAKQGDYAYLLHIVRSLKSNGKGACILPHGVLFRSNAESEIRKNLIRHGYIKGIIGLPANLFYGTGIPACIIVIDKENAQARKGIFMIDASSGFIKDGPKNRLREQDIHRIVDVFNRQDESDPRYARMVGLAEIEKNDFNLNLPRYIDSSVVEDIQDIHGHLQGGIPLADVEALSDYWAVCPQLRRALFNPLREGYATLAVDKAAIKLTIFQHPQFAAYLEKMGQHFGAWRAQAVLELKALDKGFHPKQLIVELADGLLNHYEGKPLIDAYDVYQHLMDYWAETMQDDAYLLAADGWVAQTYRVIEKTKKGKGDNAKVVEKDKGWACDLVPKQYVVARYFAAEQKAIDEASATLEAASSALAELEEEQSGDESAFSGFDKINAAAVKERIKEIGKDEDASEELAVLKQWQSLSDKESGLKKTLKTLEAELDAKAYAQYPKLTIEEIKALVVEDKWLAALSATVSGELERVSQKLTSRVRDLALRYESPLPVLVDDVAALSARVEEHLRKMGAVWN